One stretch of Lysobacter sp. TY2-98 DNA includes these proteins:
- a CDS encoding DUF2135 domain-containing protein, which yields MRSLVALLACALAAMPCLAQAQRDLTAPLVSTGERNAPVRLERAAMSVEQAGGTVRTTLDMTFRNPSSRTLEGNLDFPLQPGQQVVAFALDVKGTLRNAVPIEKQRGRQVLEAIERRGADPGLLEQSQGNHFRLRIYPFVPGGQRSVRIVLSEALPAGGATVRLPTAFASGIDTLPLTVRATDMPRIEGALKTPAFTRHGRGRYETTLRAGDIARGRVLRLAFPKVATPLAQVQSWRGDRYFAADVPVTLQPEARALPTKMVLLWDSSASGARRAHDLELQLLDAYFHSTRSIDVDLVRFRDTTEAPVHFAIRTGDWSALRAALESTVYDGATTLRGWSPPADAGEVLLFSEGLFNYGDITFPAFDARQRLYTVRAGVAGDAGRLKALAEARNGVAITLDSIRDLAAARDELLRDLPRIARIDALGAADVVAESMVVRDGVLRLAGRLTDADARVTVDVVRGATHERVDVPLATAVEGEAAAPLWAQYSVARLLEAPERNRAAIAKMGADFSVVTPGSSLIVLENVEDYVRYSIAPPDELRADYNRLVAEEAAQRDEARAKQLDSVRTQWKQRVEWWSMKFPKGAPPKPKAERIASAAAVGTPPPPPAPMAAPEPPAEMRMMEAAAANERAAQERASSAAEAQDSQRREAASLDRVAVTGSRLRADAESGATEIGVQLQPWTPDSPFARRIRGLDADAAYAAYLDERARAEPGTAFYLDVADALFEHKRADLALRVLSNVAEMELDNRHVLRVLGYRLMQAGRADLAVPVLEQVLAMSDDEPQSYRDLAHAYAAIGDRQKAVDLLYEVVAGTWDGRFPGIEITALAELNALVATSPKPIDTHRIPADLVRNLPLDLRVVLSWDADNSDMDLWVTDPNGEKAYYAHRTTYQGGQMSPDFTGGYGPEEFALRLAKPGKYKVEANYFGDRQQVVTGATTLQLWLSTHFGTPQQKDQRVTLRLRDRKETIFVGEFEVK from the coding sequence ATGCGATCGCTCGTCGCTCTGCTTGCCTGCGCGCTCGCCGCCATGCCCTGCCTCGCGCAGGCACAGCGGGACCTCACCGCACCGCTGGTCTCGACCGGCGAACGCAATGCACCGGTGCGCCTCGAGCGCGCCGCCATGTCGGTCGAACAGGCCGGCGGCACCGTCCGTACCACGCTCGACATGACCTTCCGCAATCCGTCGTCGCGAACGCTGGAAGGCAATCTCGACTTTCCCTTGCAGCCGGGTCAGCAGGTCGTCGCGTTCGCCCTCGACGTCAAAGGCACGCTGCGCAACGCGGTACCGATCGAGAAGCAGCGCGGCCGGCAGGTACTCGAAGCGATCGAGCGTCGCGGTGCGGATCCTGGCCTGCTCGAGCAGTCGCAGGGCAATCATTTCCGTCTGCGCATCTACCCCTTCGTGCCCGGCGGCCAGCGCAGCGTGCGCATCGTCCTGTCGGAGGCGCTGCCCGCGGGTGGCGCGACGGTGCGACTGCCGACGGCTTTCGCCAGCGGCATCGACACGCTGCCGCTGACGGTGCGTGCCACCGACATGCCGCGCATCGAAGGTGCATTGAAGACGCCGGCATTTACCCGCCACGGGCGCGGCCGTTACGAGACGACGCTGCGCGCCGGTGATATCGCGCGCGGTCGTGTCCTGCGCCTCGCGTTCCCGAAGGTCGCGACACCGCTGGCGCAGGTGCAGAGCTGGCGCGGCGATCGCTACTTCGCAGCCGACGTGCCCGTCACGCTGCAGCCCGAAGCGCGTGCGTTGCCGACGAAGATGGTGCTGCTTTGGGACAGTTCGGCCTCCGGCGCGCGGCGCGCACACGACCTCGAATTGCAGCTGCTCGACGCCTACTTCCATTCGACGCGTTCGATCGACGTCGACCTCGTGCGTTTCCGCGACACCACCGAAGCACCGGTGCATTTCGCCATCCGCACCGGCGACTGGAGCGCACTGCGAGCGGCGCTGGAATCGACCGTCTACGACGGCGCGACCACGCTGCGCGGCTGGTCGCCGCCCGCCGACGCCGGCGAAGTGCTGCTTTTCAGCGAAGGGCTGTTCAACTACGGCGACATCACGTTTCCCGCATTCGATGCACGCCAGCGTCTCTACACCGTGCGCGCTGGCGTTGCCGGTGACGCCGGCCGCCTGAAGGCGCTCGCCGAAGCACGCAACGGCGTCGCGATCACGCTCGATTCCATTCGCGACCTTGCGGCCGCGCGCGACGAACTGCTTCGCGACCTGCCACGCATCGCGCGCATCGACGCATTGGGCGCAGCGGACGTCGTCGCCGAATCGATGGTCGTGCGCGACGGCGTGTTGCGCCTCGCCGGCCGACTCACCGATGCGGACGCGCGCGTCACCGTCGATGTCGTGCGCGGCGCCACGCATGAGCGCGTGGACGTTCCCCTGGCAACCGCTGTCGAAGGGGAAGCCGCGGCGCCGCTCTGGGCGCAGTACAGCGTCGCCCGCCTGCTGGAGGCCCCGGAGCGCAATCGCGCCGCGATCGCGAAGATGGGCGCGGACTTCAGCGTGGTGACGCCCGGCAGTTCGCTGATCGTGCTCGAGAACGTCGAGGACTACGTGCGCTATTCGATCGCGCCGCCGGACGAACTGCGTGCGGACTACAACCGCCTCGTCGCCGAGGAGGCGGCCCAGCGCGACGAAGCCCGCGCGAAGCAACTCGACTCGGTGCGCACGCAGTGGAAGCAACGCGTCGAATGGTGGTCGATGAAATTCCCGAAGGGCGCGCCGCCGAAGCCGAAGGCCGAGCGCATCGCGAGTGCTGCGGCGGTGGGCACGCCACCGCCACCGCCGGCCCCGATGGCCGCGCCGGAGCCGCCTGCCGAAATGAGAATGATGGAAGCGGCGGCCGCCAATGAGCGCGCCGCACAGGAGCGCGCCTCCAGCGCCGCGGAGGCGCAGGACAGCCAGCGCCGCGAGGCGGCGTCGCTGGATCGCGTCGCGGTCACGGGCAGCCGCCTGCGGGCCGACGCCGAGTCCGGTGCTACGGAAATCGGCGTCCAGCTACAGCCGTGGACCCCGGACTCGCCGTTCGCGCGACGCATCCGCGGTCTCGACGCCGATGCCGCGTACGCCGCCTATCTCGACGAACGTGCGCGCGCCGAACCCGGCACCGCGTTCTATCTCGACGTCGCCGACGCGCTGTTCGAACACAAGCGTGCCGATCTCGCGCTGCGCGTGCTGTCCAACGTCGCCGAGATGGAACTCGACAATCGCCATGTGCTGCGCGTGCTCGGCTATCGCCTGATGCAGGCGGGCCGTGCCGACCTGGCCGTGCCGGTGCTCGAGCAGGTGCTCGCGATGAGCGACGACGAACCCCAGAGTTATCGCGATCTCGCGCATGCCTACGCCGCGATCGGTGATCGCCAGAAGGCGGTCGACCTGCTGTACGAAGTCGTCGCCGGCACGTGGGACGGTCGCTTCCCGGGCATCGAAATCACGGCGCTCGCCGAACTCAATGCACTGGTCGCGACATCGCCGAAGCCGATCGACACGCACCGCATCCCGGCGGATCTCGTCCGCAACCTGCCGCTCGACCTGCGCGTCGTCCTCAGCTGGGACGCCGACAACAGCGACATGGATCTCTGGGTCACCGATCCGAACGGCGAGAAGGCGTACTACGCGCACCGCACCACGTACCAGGGCGGACAGATGTCGCCCGATTTCACCGGCGGCTATGGGCCGGAGGAATTCGCACTGCGTCTCGCCAAGCCGGGCAAGTACAAGGTCGAAGCCAACTACTTCGGCGACCGCCAGCAGGTGGTGACCGGTGCGACCACGCTGCAGCTGTGGCTGAGCACGCACTTCGGCACGCCGCAGCAGAAGGACCAGCGCGTCACCCTGCGCCTGCGTGATCGCAAGGAGACGATCTTCGTCGGCGAGTTCGAGGTGAAGTGA
- a CDS encoding GGDEF domain-containing protein, which produces MFQTLHDIDARFRYRMRMWFCRVFIVQLLVVAALRLEGGRREIALMDAVWAVCLFVVLGAIHRFRTSSRAGDALVLVNALFASINVHLVGVTGLSWVFPIIIASFAISRAPLAIGVSAAMLANAFLLTAPFDSVEEKVAFALCGVLVTVLSYVAATHVQRLRILLERMATRDPLTDAGNRRAMDDAIRQALRARDPAVLAVVDLDHFKKINDAYGHAAGDRVLRETAATIHLQLGDTGALYRLGGEEFVIVMRDVDRVDAHARLLALNAAVRRDVRLREVRVTCSVGLAGKRAGDDAAAWLARADKAVYRAKALGRDQVVDFDDAPEAGSADSGA; this is translated from the coding sequence ATGTTCCAGACGCTGCACGACATCGACGCACGCTTCCGCTATCGCATGCGGATGTGGTTCTGTCGTGTGTTCATCGTGCAACTGCTCGTCGTCGCGGCGCTTCGTCTGGAGGGCGGACGGCGGGAGATCGCGCTGATGGACGCAGTCTGGGCGGTGTGCCTGTTCGTCGTCCTGGGCGCCATCCACCGGTTCCGCACGAGCTCGCGCGCCGGCGATGCGCTGGTGCTGGTCAACGCGCTGTTCGCCTCGATCAACGTCCATCTCGTCGGCGTCACCGGACTGAGTTGGGTGTTCCCGATCATCATCGCGTCGTTCGCGATCAGCCGCGCGCCACTCGCAATCGGCGTGTCCGCCGCCATGCTGGCCAATGCGTTCCTGTTGACGGCGCCCTTCGACAGCGTGGAGGAGAAGGTCGCGTTCGCCTTGTGCGGTGTGCTCGTCACCGTGCTGTCCTACGTCGCCGCGACGCATGTACAGCGGCTGCGCATCCTGCTCGAGCGAATGGCCACCCGCGATCCGCTCACCGATGCGGGCAACCGACGCGCGATGGACGATGCGATCCGTCAGGCGCTGCGCGCGCGTGATCCTGCGGTTCTCGCCGTGGTCGACCTCGACCACTTCAAGAAGATCAACGATGCCTACGGCCATGCGGCCGGCGATCGCGTGCTGCGCGAGACCGCCGCGACCATCCATCTTCAGCTCGGCGACACCGGCGCGCTGTATCGCTTGGGCGGAGAAGAGTTCGTCATCGTGATGCGCGACGTGGATCGTGTCGATGCGCATGCACGTCTGCTCGCCCTCAACGCCGCGGTGCGGCGGGACGTCCGACTGCGCGAAGTGCGGGTCACCTGCTCGGTGGGATTAGCCGGGAAACGCGCCGGCGACGACGCGGCGGCGTGGCTCGCGCGTGCGGACAAGGCGGTCTATCGGGCGAAGGCGCTGGGTCGTGACCAGGTGGTCGATTTCGATGATGCACCGGAGGCCGGGAGCGCGGATTCCGGCGCGTAG
- a CDS encoding DUF4126 domain-containing protein, whose amino-acid sequence MSDAPLFALGLVLAWLAGIRVYLTVFGIGLAGALGWLHLPPALEAAQSPWVIGVAGALALVEFFADKIPGVDSAWDLVHTLLRVPVGAFLAAAALSPDGHLGAGALAMGAGVALASHGLKSGTRALLNISPEPVTNWGASLGEDTATVGLLALLVAHPVAALVVVLAISLLVALAIGWLWRRVRGVVRRAVGTPRPVA is encoded by the coding sequence ATGTCCGATGCCCCGCTGTTCGCGCTTGGCCTCGTTCTCGCCTGGTTGGCGGGAATCCGTGTCTACCTGACGGTCTTTGGCATCGGGCTGGCGGGCGCGCTGGGCTGGCTGCATCTGCCACCCGCGCTCGAGGCCGCGCAGTCACCGTGGGTGATCGGCGTCGCCGGCGCGCTCGCGCTGGTCGAATTCTTTGCCGACAAGATTCCGGGCGTCGATTCGGCCTGGGACCTCGTGCACACGCTGCTGCGCGTGCCGGTCGGCGCCTTCCTCGCTGCGGCCGCGCTGTCGCCGGACGGGCATCTGGGCGCGGGCGCACTGGCGATGGGCGCGGGCGTCGCGCTCGCCAGCCACGGACTGAAATCCGGAACGCGCGCGCTGCTCAACATCTCTCCGGAGCCCGTGACCAACTGGGGCGCATCGCTGGGCGAGGACACCGCGACGGTCGGACTGCTGGCGCTGCTCGTCGCCCATCCGGTCGCGGCGCTCGTCGTCGTGCTCGCGATCAGCCTGCTCGTCGCGCTCGCGATCGGCTGGCTGTGGCGTCGCGTGCGCGGCGTGGTGCGACGGGCCGTCGGCACGCCGCGGCCCGTCGCCTGA
- a CDS encoding (2Fe-2S)-binding protein → MYVCICNGVTDRDIRQAAESGCRGMTELTMRTGAGASCGSCIEMATSILDETAAQLQPVPLEMLSVAA, encoded by the coding sequence ATGTACGTGTGCATCTGCAATGGCGTCACCGATCGCGACATCCGCCAGGCGGCGGAGTCCGGGTGCCGGGGCATGACGGAGCTGACGATGCGCACCGGCGCTGGCGCGAGCTGCGGCAGCTGCATCGAAATGGCGACGTCGATCCTCGACGAGACGGCCGCGCAGCTGCAGCCGGTGCCGCTGGAGATGCTGTCCGTCGCGGCGTGA
- the bfr gene encoding bacterioferritin, giving the protein MKGDAKVIEFLNRALYNELIAINQYFLHAKMLKNWGLKELADHEYHESIDEMKHADKLSERILFLDGLPNFQSLGKLKIGENPREVLGCDLALEYEALPLLREAIAYCEQVQDYVSRQLFADILESEEEHIDWIETQLGLMDRLGDALYLQSKIES; this is encoded by the coding sequence ATGAAGGGCGATGCCAAGGTCATCGAATTCCTCAATCGCGCGCTCTACAACGAGCTGATCGCGATCAACCAGTACTTTCTGCACGCCAAGATGCTGAAGAACTGGGGGCTGAAAGAGCTCGCCGACCACGAGTACCACGAGTCGATCGACGAGATGAAGCACGCGGACAAGTTGTCCGAACGCATCCTCTTCCTCGACGGGCTGCCGAACTTCCAGTCGCTGGGCAAGCTCAAGATCGGCGAGAACCCGCGCGAAGTGCTGGGCTGCGATCTGGCGCTCGAATACGAGGCACTGCCGCTGCTGCGTGAAGCGATCGCCTACTGCGAGCAGGTGCAGGACTACGTCAGCCGCCAGCTGTTCGCCGACATCCTCGAATCCGAGGAAGAGCACATCGACTGGATCGAAACGCAGCTCGGCCTGATGGATCGCCTCGGCGACGCGCTCTACCTGCAGTCGAAGATCGAGAGCTGA
- a CDS encoding RNA pyrophosphohydrolase → MIDPDGYRPNVGIVIMNAGGQVFWARRVHRDGWQFPQGGMNTDETPIEAMYRELREETGLLPEHVDVLAATPGWLRYRLPQRAIRRRDRLVCIGQKQVWFLLHLKGAESEVRLDLTEKPEFDHWRWVDFWYPLDHVVTFKRGVYSRALRHLAPTARQLAGATAIPTPVLDPCDARGGRSPHRSRPRSGGFGAPSVGTPEPASN, encoded by the coding sequence GTGATCGATCCGGACGGCTACCGCCCCAACGTGGGCATCGTGATCATGAATGCCGGCGGCCAGGTGTTCTGGGCCCGTCGTGTCCATCGCGATGGCTGGCAGTTCCCGCAGGGCGGGATGAATACCGACGAGACGCCCATCGAGGCGATGTACCGGGAACTCCGCGAGGAGACCGGTCTGCTGCCCGAGCACGTCGATGTCCTGGCGGCGACGCCCGGCTGGCTGCGCTACCGGTTGCCACAGCGGGCGATCCGCCGCCGTGACCGGCTGGTCTGCATCGGCCAGAAGCAGGTGTGGTTCCTGCTGCACCTGAAAGGTGCCGAGTCCGAGGTGCGCCTCGACCTGACCGAGAAGCCGGAGTTCGACCACTGGCGCTGGGTCGATTTCTGGTACCCGCTGGACCACGTGGTGACGTTCAAGCGGGGCGTCTATTCGCGGGCGCTGCGCCATCTGGCGCCCACCGCCCGGCAGCTCGCCGGCGCCACCGCTATCCCGACGCCGGTTCTTGACCCCTGCGACGCCCGTGGCGGCCGGTCGCCGCACCGCTCGCGACCGCGGTCGGGCGGGTTCGGCGCGCCATCGGTCGGGACACCTGAACCCGCCTCTAATTGA